The following are from one region of the Hippocampus zosterae strain Florida chromosome 9, ASM2543408v3, whole genome shotgun sequence genome:
- the ankrd52b gene encoding serine/threonine-protein phosphatase 6 regulatory ankyrin repeat subunit C isoform X1 has protein sequence MECRDIKDQSPLVQAIFSRNAEEVTFLLSHREDVNSLDHEQSTPLHAAAYLGDIHIMELLITAGANINAKDQGLLTPLHRAAASKNERAVELLLKHSAEINTRDKYWHTPLHMAAANWATGCAQSLILHVCSLDVYDRSGRTPLHHAAHSGHGEMVNLLLSKGANASGKDKKERQPIHWAAYLGHLDVVKMLVSHSADVTCKDKCGYTPLHAAAISGHLDVVKYLLGLGVETDESNKFGNTALHMACDTGQETVAYELINCGANINQPNRHGITPLHLAAASSSGVLCVELLLNNGADVNMQSKKGKSPLHMAAMHGRFTGSQILIQNGGEIDCVDINGNTPLHVAARYGQELLISTLLTNGANKARQGIHGMLPLHLAALYGFSDCCRKLLTNGQYYNIVHSPTSCQTPSFGFDINTQDELGRTCLHAAAFGGNVDCLNMLVNSGAELDVKDHLGRSPLHYAAANGNSQCTITLVRGGSEINELDLMGCSPLHYAAASHTFFGGKTSSECRVEKEQEASLCLDYLLDSGGNPTVKNAKGYSAVHYAAAYGNKQHLEMLLVISFNCLEEAESNIPVSPLHLAAYYGHCEALRLLCETLVSLDMRDVEGQTALHFAAQRGFTSCVEVLLEHQASCMLKEHKHKRTALHLAAINGHVDCLLLLVNREHSADIIDSQDTQGQTALILAALGCHTDCVHILLEKGANPDAGDKKGFTALHRAAMLGSSDSTSALLEHGASALRRDSRGRTALHLAASCGHTQVLHTLLQAAAKADPLDSMLDYKGYTPTHWAAYHGHEGCLRILLANKLFGNQERNSFSPLHCALIKGHDVAAGLLVKTVGAQIVQISDAKGRTPLHAAAYSGNVTGLQLLLARGAELDAADHRGCSALMIAADSGHTMAVEFLLHKAKPDLTLVDLNNNTALHLACIKGHEMCALLLLGEINDHSLINATNSALQMPLHIAARKGLATVVQVLLSRGAAVMAVDGEGHTPALACAPNKKVADCLALILSTMKPFALRESNPSMASCFNPTLNNCGIAATCGSNGSLCHSYVKGRSSSIGLHQCLTE, from the exons ATGGAATGTAGGGATATCAAGGACCAG AGTCCATTGGTCCAGGCTATTTTCAGCCGAAATGCTGAAGAAGTGACGTTTTTGTTAAGCCATAGAGAGGATGTCAATTCATTG GACCATGAACAAAGCACCCCCCTTCATGCTGCTGCCTATCTTGGCGACATTCACATTATGGAGCTACTTATCACCGCAG GTGCCAATATCAATGCTAAGGACCAGGGTTTGTTGACTCCTTTACATAGAGCTGCTGCCtccaaaaatgaa AGGGCTGTGGAGCTGCTGCTAAagcacagtgcagagatcaACACCCGGGACAAATATTGGCACACACCACTACACATGGCTGCCGCAAACTGGGCTACAGGCTGTGCTCAATCGCTGATACTTCATGTGTGCAGCCTGGATGTTTATGACCGCTCAGGAAGAACACCTTTGCATCACGCAGCACACAGTGGCCACGGAGAG ATGGTGAATTTGCTTCTCAGCAAGGGTGCCAACGCTAGCggaaaagacaaaaaggaaaGGCAGCCGATTCACTGGGCTGCATATCTTG GACATTTGGACGTTGTGAAGATGCTGGTGTCTCACAGTGCCGATGTGACATGCAAAGACAAATGTGGCTACACACCACTACATGCTGCAGCAATTAGTGGTCACTTAGATGTGGTCAAATATCTTTTGGGACTTGGAGTGGAG ACTGATGAATCAAACAAATTTGGGAACACGGCGCTCCACATGGCCTGCGACACGGGCCAGGAGACTGTGGCCTATGAGCTGATCAACTGCGGCGCCAACATAAATCAGCCCAACCGCCATGGCATCACTCCGCTACACcttgccgccgcctcctccagcgGGGTGCTATGTGTTGAGCTGCTCCTAAACAATGGGGCCGATGTCAACATGCAG AGTAAAAAAGGGAAGAGCCCTCTGCATATGGCTGCTATGCACGGTCGCTTCACAGGCTCCCAGATTCTGAtccaaaatg GTGGTGAAATTGACTGTGTTGACATCAATGGCAACACTCCTCTTCATGTTGCTGCCCGATATGGTCAAGAGTTGTTGATCAGCACTCTGCTGACAAATGGTGCTAACAAAGCCAGGCAA GGGATCCATGGGATGCTTCCATTACACTTGGCAGCGCTGTACGGCTTTTCAGACTGCTGTCGCAAGTTGCTCACCAACG GCCAGTATTACAACATTGTCCACTCCCCGACAAGCTGCCAGACGCCATCCTTTGGATTTGATATCAACACACAGGATGAACTTGGGAGGACCTGTCTGCATGCAGCTGCATTTGGAGG AAACGTTGACTGTCTTAACATGTTGGTCAACAGTGGAGCCGAACTTGATGTCAAGGATCATTTGGGGAG ATCTCCTTTGCACTACGCTGCAGCCAACGGTAACAGCCAATGTACAATCACACTGGTGAGAGGCGGCTCAGAGATCAACGAGTTGGACCTGATGGGCTGCAGCCCTCTACACTATGCTGCTGCATCACACACGTTCTTCGG AGGGAAGACAAGCTCGGAGTGCCGAGTGGAGAAGGAACAAGAAGCCTCTCT ttGTTTGGATTATTTGCTGGACAGTGGAGGAAACCCAACTGTCAAGAATGCTAAAGGCTACAGCGCTGTCCATTATGCAGCAGCTTACGGAAACAAGCAGCATTTGGAAATG ctcctGGTGATTTCTTTCAACTGTCTAGAAGAGGCTGAAAGTAATATTCCCGTTAGTCCACTGCACTTAGCC GCATATTATGGTCACTGCGAGGCCCTCCGTCTGCTGTGTGAGACATTAGTGAGTCTGGATATGCGAGACGTCGAGGGGCAAACTGCCCTCCACTTTGCTGCGCAGAGAGGCTTTACCTCATGTGTGGAGGTGCTGCTGGAACATCAAGCTTCCTGCATGCTGAAAGAGCATAAGCACAAGAGGACCGCTCTCCATCTTGCAG CTATAAACGGCCACGTGGACTGTCTGCTTTTGCTGGTGAATAGAGAACACAGCGCTGACATCATTGACAGCCAAGACACACAAGGACA AACTGCACTTATATTGGCAGCTCTGGGTTGTCACACGGATTGTGTCCACATCCTGTTGGAGAAAGGAGCAAATCCGGATGCCGGTGACAAAAAGGGCTTCACTGCATTACATCGAGCC GCCATGCTTGGTAGCAGTGACAGTACGTCAGCTTTATTGGAACATGGCGCCTCTGCTCTGCGTCGAGACTCTCGGGGAAGGACGGCGCTGCATCTTGCTGCATCTTGCGGCCACACACAGGTTCTGCATACTTTACTGCAGGCCGCAGCAAAAGCAGACCCTCTGGACTCCATGTTGGACTACAAAGGCTACACGCCCACTCACTGGGCTGCCTACCACG GTCATGAGGGATGTTTACGCATTTTACTTGCAAACAAGCTTTTTGGCAACCAGGAAAGAAACTCCTTCAGCCCATTGCACTGCGCTTT AATTAAAGGACATGATGTTGCTGCTGGACTTCTTGTAAAGACAGTTGGTGCTCAAATAGTTCAAATTAGTGATGCTAAAGGAAG GACACCGCTGCATGCGGCTGCCTACTCTGGAAATGTTACAGGGCTCCAATTGCTCCTGGCCCGGGGGGCAGAGCTCGATGCTGCAGACCACAGAGGGTGCTCCGCTCTTATGATTGCAGCTGACTCTGGACACACCATGGCAGTTG aatTCTTGCTGCACAAGGCGAAGCCAGACCTGACCCTGGTGGATCTCAATAATAACACAGCCCTTCACTTAGCATGCATTAAg GGTCACGAGATGTGCGCCCTGTTGCTTCTCGGAGAAATCAATGACCACTCTCTCATAAATGCAACGAATAGTGCACTCCAAAT GCCCCTTCACATTGCGGCTAGAAAGGGTCTGGCGACCGTTGTGCAGGTGTTACTCAGCAGAGGTGCGGCGGTCATGGCTGTGGATGGCGAAG GCCACACCCCAGCTCTGGCCTGTGCCCCCAATAAGAAAGTAGCTGACTGCCTGGCCCTGATCCTTTCCACCATGAAGCCTTTTGCCCTACGCGAGTCCAACCCCAGCATGGCCTCCTGCTTCAACCCCACCCTGAATAACTGTGGCATCGCCGCTACTTGCGGATCCAATGGAAGCTTGTGTCACTCCTACGTCAAGGGCCGTTCAAGCTCCATTGGCCTGCACCAGTGTCTCACTGAGTGA
- the ankrd52b gene encoding serine/threonine-protein phosphatase 6 regulatory ankyrin repeat subunit C isoform X2 gives MECRDIKDQSPLVQAIFSRNAEEVTFLLSHREDVNSLDHEQSTPLHAAAYLGDIHIMELLITAGANINAKDQGLLTPLHRAAASKNERAVELLLKHSAEINTRDKYWHTPLHMAAANWATGCAQSLILHVCSLDVYDRSGRTPLHHAAHSGHGEMVNLLLSKGANASGKDKKERQPIHWAAYLGHLDVVKMLVSHSADVTCKDKCGYTPLHAAAISGHLDVVKYLLGLGVETDESNKFGNTALHMACDTGQETVAYELINCGANINQPNRHGITPLHLAAASSSGVLCVELLLNNGADVNMQSKKGKSPLHMAAMHGRFTGSQILIQNGGEIDCVDINGNTPLHVAARYGQELLISTLLTNGANKARQGIHGMLPLHLAALYGFSDCCRKLLTNGQYYNIVHSPTSCQTPSFGFDINTQDELGRTCLHAAAFGGNVDCLNMLVNSGAELDVKDHLGRSPLHYAAANGNSQCTITLVRGGSEINELDLMGCSPLHYAAASHTFFGGKTSSECRVEKEQEASLCLDYLLDSGGNPTVKNAKGYSAVHYAAAYGNKQHLEMLLVISFNCLEEAESNIPVSPLHLAAYYGHCEALRLLCETLVSLDMRDVEGQTALHFAAQRGFTSCVEVLLEHQASCMLKEHKHKRTALHLAAINGHVDCLLLLVNREHSADIIDSQDTQGQTALILAALGCHTDCVHILLEKGANPDAGDKKGFTALHRAVRHAW, from the exons ATGGAATGTAGGGATATCAAGGACCAG AGTCCATTGGTCCAGGCTATTTTCAGCCGAAATGCTGAAGAAGTGACGTTTTTGTTAAGCCATAGAGAGGATGTCAATTCATTG GACCATGAACAAAGCACCCCCCTTCATGCTGCTGCCTATCTTGGCGACATTCACATTATGGAGCTACTTATCACCGCAG GTGCCAATATCAATGCTAAGGACCAGGGTTTGTTGACTCCTTTACATAGAGCTGCTGCCtccaaaaatgaa AGGGCTGTGGAGCTGCTGCTAAagcacagtgcagagatcaACACCCGGGACAAATATTGGCACACACCACTACACATGGCTGCCGCAAACTGGGCTACAGGCTGTGCTCAATCGCTGATACTTCATGTGTGCAGCCTGGATGTTTATGACCGCTCAGGAAGAACACCTTTGCATCACGCAGCACACAGTGGCCACGGAGAG ATGGTGAATTTGCTTCTCAGCAAGGGTGCCAACGCTAGCggaaaagacaaaaaggaaaGGCAGCCGATTCACTGGGCTGCATATCTTG GACATTTGGACGTTGTGAAGATGCTGGTGTCTCACAGTGCCGATGTGACATGCAAAGACAAATGTGGCTACACACCACTACATGCTGCAGCAATTAGTGGTCACTTAGATGTGGTCAAATATCTTTTGGGACTTGGAGTGGAG ACTGATGAATCAAACAAATTTGGGAACACGGCGCTCCACATGGCCTGCGACACGGGCCAGGAGACTGTGGCCTATGAGCTGATCAACTGCGGCGCCAACATAAATCAGCCCAACCGCCATGGCATCACTCCGCTACACcttgccgccgcctcctccagcgGGGTGCTATGTGTTGAGCTGCTCCTAAACAATGGGGCCGATGTCAACATGCAG AGTAAAAAAGGGAAGAGCCCTCTGCATATGGCTGCTATGCACGGTCGCTTCACAGGCTCCCAGATTCTGAtccaaaatg GTGGTGAAATTGACTGTGTTGACATCAATGGCAACACTCCTCTTCATGTTGCTGCCCGATATGGTCAAGAGTTGTTGATCAGCACTCTGCTGACAAATGGTGCTAACAAAGCCAGGCAA GGGATCCATGGGATGCTTCCATTACACTTGGCAGCGCTGTACGGCTTTTCAGACTGCTGTCGCAAGTTGCTCACCAACG GCCAGTATTACAACATTGTCCACTCCCCGACAAGCTGCCAGACGCCATCCTTTGGATTTGATATCAACACACAGGATGAACTTGGGAGGACCTGTCTGCATGCAGCTGCATTTGGAGG AAACGTTGACTGTCTTAACATGTTGGTCAACAGTGGAGCCGAACTTGATGTCAAGGATCATTTGGGGAG ATCTCCTTTGCACTACGCTGCAGCCAACGGTAACAGCCAATGTACAATCACACTGGTGAGAGGCGGCTCAGAGATCAACGAGTTGGACCTGATGGGCTGCAGCCCTCTACACTATGCTGCTGCATCACACACGTTCTTCGG AGGGAAGACAAGCTCGGAGTGCCGAGTGGAGAAGGAACAAGAAGCCTCTCT ttGTTTGGATTATTTGCTGGACAGTGGAGGAAACCCAACTGTCAAGAATGCTAAAGGCTACAGCGCTGTCCATTATGCAGCAGCTTACGGAAACAAGCAGCATTTGGAAATG ctcctGGTGATTTCTTTCAACTGTCTAGAAGAGGCTGAAAGTAATATTCCCGTTAGTCCACTGCACTTAGCC GCATATTATGGTCACTGCGAGGCCCTCCGTCTGCTGTGTGAGACATTAGTGAGTCTGGATATGCGAGACGTCGAGGGGCAAACTGCCCTCCACTTTGCTGCGCAGAGAGGCTTTACCTCATGTGTGGAGGTGCTGCTGGAACATCAAGCTTCCTGCATGCTGAAAGAGCATAAGCACAAGAGGACCGCTCTCCATCTTGCAG CTATAAACGGCCACGTGGACTGTCTGCTTTTGCTGGTGAATAGAGAACACAGCGCTGACATCATTGACAGCCAAGACACACAAGGACA AACTGCACTTATATTGGCAGCTCTGGGTTGTCACACGGATTGTGTCCACATCCTGTTGGAGAAAGGAGCAAATCCGGATGCCGGTGACAAAAAGGGCTTCACTGCATTACATCGAGCCGTAC GCCATGCTTGGTAG